In Salinisphaera sp. LB1, one genomic interval encodes:
- a CDS encoding C40 family peptidase encodes MKYQCPRASSLIGARAGAGLALACAAALSACTTGPQSESVQKTLEQTTPARRSVAAVALAQAGDRYAPHMAGPDQFDDSGLAYYAYRQNGRALPRSLADQLDAGQPIPLAQAQPGDLVFFRTDSKDGRGRLTVGVVVDPNVAVIAVPGASAQGGGVRRIKLDGRYWSQRMVGVSRILPDRNTSS; translated from the coding sequence ATGAAATACCAATGCCCTAGGGCCTCCAGCCTCATCGGCGCGCGTGCAGGCGCCGGCCTGGCGCTGGCTTGTGCGGCCGCGCTGTCGGCCTGCACCACCGGCCCGCAATCGGAAAGCGTCCAGAAGACGCTTGAACAGACCACGCCGGCACGCCGGAGCGTGGCCGCGGTCGCGCTGGCACAGGCCGGCGATCGCTACGCCCCGCACATGGCGGGCCCGGATCAGTTCGACGACAGCGGGCTCGCCTACTACGCCTACCGCCAGAACGGCCGCGCGCTGCCGCGCAGTCTTGCCGACCAACTCGATGCCGGCCAACCGATCCCGCTGGCGCAAGCCCAACCCGGCGACCTCGTCTTCTTCCGCACCGACAGCAAGGACGGGCGCGGCCGCCTGACCGTGGGCGTGGTGGTCGACCCGAACGTGGCCGTCATCGCCGTGCCCGGCGCATCGGCCCAGGGGGGCGGCGTGCGCCGGATCAAGCTGGACGGCCGGTACTGGTCGCAGCGCATGGTGGGCGTGTCGCGCATCCTGCCGGACCGGAACACCTCGTCATAG
- the rplS gene encoding 50S ribosomal protein L19 — protein MSNIIDELDAEQQSGKNIPDFSAGDTVVVQVRVVEGDRERLQAFEGVVIAKRNRGLNSAFTVRKVSHGEGVERVFQTFSPGIAEIKVLRRGDVRRAKLYFLRQRSGKSARIREKL, from the coding sequence ATGAGCAACATCATCGACGAATTGGACGCCGAGCAGCAAAGCGGCAAGAATATCCCGGATTTCTCCGCCGGTGATACCGTGGTCGTCCAGGTGCGCGTGGTCGAAGGCGATCGCGAGCGTCTGCAGGCCTTTGAGGGCGTGGTGATCGCCAAGCGCAACCGCGGCCTGAACTCGGCCTTCACGGTGCGCAAGGTATCGCACGGCGAAGGGGTGGAGCGCGTGTTCCAGACCTTCTCGCCGGGTATTGCCGAGATCAAGGTGCTGCGCCGTGGTGACGTGCGCCGCGCCAAGCTTTACTTCCTGCGTCAGCGCAGCGGCAAATCGGCGCGTATCCGCGAAAAGCTGTAG
- the trmD gene encoding tRNA (guanosine(37)-N1)-methyltransferase TrmD, protein MHIDAITLFPEWLLEIERYGVVGRGLREGRLSLAAWNPRDYTTHPTRRVDDRPYGGGPGMVMQNAPLVATLEAVAHRRGDARPAPVLLMSPQGERFDQRWAERLAEGSGFVLVCGRYEGIDQRFIDRYVDAEISAGDVVLSGGELPAMMIIDAVARLVDGVLGDARSAAEDSFAGTILDHPHYTRPPGDVGGAVPDVLLSGDHAKIARWREKQALGRTWLRRPDLLDGIELDPRQQALLAEFIGEYADRTPRS, encoded by the coding sequence ATGCATATCGATGCCATCACGCTGTTTCCCGAATGGCTGCTCGAAATCGAGCGCTACGGTGTGGTCGGGCGCGGGTTGCGCGAGGGGCGTCTTTCGCTGGCGGCCTGGAATCCGCGCGACTACACGACCCATCCCACGCGGCGCGTCGATGACCGCCCCTACGGCGGGGGGCCGGGCATGGTCATGCAGAACGCGCCGCTGGTGGCCACGCTCGAGGCCGTGGCGCACCGGCGTGGCGACGCGCGGCCGGCGCCGGTGCTGCTCATGTCGCCGCAGGGCGAACGCTTCGATCAGCGCTGGGCGGAGCGCCTGGCCGAAGGCTCCGGCTTTGTTCTGGTGTGCGGGCGCTATGAAGGCATCGATCAGCGGTTCATCGATCGCTATGTGGACGCCGAGATTTCGGCCGGGGATGTGGTGCTCTCGGGCGGTGAACTGCCGGCGATGATGATCATCGACGCCGTGGCCCGGCTGGTCGACGGCGTGCTCGGTGATGCGCGCTCGGCGGCCGAGGATTCGTTCGCCGGCACCATCCTCGATCATCCGCATTACACGCGGCCGCCCGGCGATGTTGGCGGGGCGGTTCCGGACGTTTTGTTATCGGGCGATCATGCGAAAATCGCGCGATGGCGAGAGAAGCAGGCCCTCGGCCGCACTTGGCTGCGACGTCCGGACCTGCTCGACGGCATCGAGCTGGACCCGCGCCAGCAGGCACTGTTGGCCGAGTTCATCGGCGAATATGCCGACCGTACGCCGCGATCATGA
- a CDS encoding IS481 family transposase, which produces MNTHKNARLTVHGRDLLVRRILQHGQRPVEAAQAMGVSARTAYKWLARYREHGQSGLYERSSRPARCPHRLSEATRQRIVALRRERRIYRAISRELGVPVTTIARVLQRAGLNRLSALDPAPPVKRYTREAPGDLLHLDIKKLGRFERPGHRVTGNRQAGRSRGAGWDHVHVAIDDHSRVSHATIWPDETGPSAVRALIAALRYYRHLGVRFDRVLTDNGGCYKSAVFAKACRRLGLKHKRTRPYRPRTNGKAERLIQTALHEWAYARAYDNADQRAAHLPHWLHDYNWHRPHASLDYHTPISTLGLNNLVALHT; this is translated from the coding sequence ATGAACACCCACAAGAATGCGCGTTTGACCGTTCATGGTCGAGACCTGTTGGTCCGTCGAATCCTTCAACATGGTCAGCGCCCGGTCGAAGCGGCGCAGGCCATGGGCGTGAGCGCGCGGACCGCTTACAAGTGGCTGGCCCGATATCGCGAGCACGGTCAGTCCGGCTTGTATGAACGCAGTTCGCGACCGGCTCGTTGCCCCCATCGGCTATCCGAGGCAACCCGGCAGCGGATCGTGGCCTTGCGGCGTGAGCGGCGTATCTATCGCGCGATCAGTCGCGAACTGGGCGTGCCCGTGACCACGATCGCACGCGTGCTTCAGCGAGCCGGCCTGAACCGACTGTCCGCGCTGGATCCCGCGCCGCCGGTCAAGCGCTATACCCGCGAGGCACCCGGCGATCTGCTGCATCTCGATATCAAGAAGCTCGGCCGCTTCGAGCGCCCCGGTCACCGCGTGACCGGCAATCGACAAGCCGGACGTTCACGCGGCGCAGGCTGGGACCATGTCCACGTGGCCATCGACGATCACAGCCGCGTCAGTCACGCGACAATCTGGCCGGATGAAACGGGACCGAGTGCCGTTCGCGCCCTGATAGCCGCTTTGCGCTATTACCGGCACCTGGGCGTACGATTCGACCGCGTGCTGACCGATAACGGCGGCTGTTACAAGTCGGCTGTCTTCGCCAAGGCCTGTCGGCGACTCGGGCTCAAACACAAGAGGACACGGCCCTACCGGCCGCGCACCAACGGCAAAGCCGAGCGGCTGATCCAGACCGCGCTGCACGAATGGGCCTATGCTCGCGCCTATGACAATGCCGATCAGCGTGCCGCCCATCTGCCCCACTGGCTGCATGACTATAACTGGCATCGCCCCCATGCCAGTCTCGACTACCACACACCCATCAGCACCCTCGGCCTGAACAACCTGGTGGCTTTACACACCTAG
- the rimM gene encoding ribosome maturation factor RimM (Essential for efficient processing of 16S rRNA), with protein MAGTAPHRPVVLGRVNGLFGVRGWIKVYSYTRPAEAILDYERWWIGPEADRRGYRLVEGRVQGKTLVAQLADADGEPLADRDAAVELLEFDIAVDRGDMPDPEPGAYYWFDLVGLSVVTVDGVPLGRVTAMMETGANDVLVVRGERERLIPLVVDEFVTEVDPDAGTIRVDWDPEF; from the coding sequence GTGGCCGGTACGGCGCCGCATCGCCCCGTCGTACTCGGCCGTGTGAATGGCCTGTTCGGCGTTCGCGGCTGGATCAAGGTGTATTCCTACACCCGCCCGGCCGAGGCGATCCTCGACTACGAGCGTTGGTGGATCGGGCCCGAGGCCGATCGGCGCGGCTACCGGCTCGTCGAGGGCCGGGTGCAGGGCAAGACGCTCGTCGCCCAGCTCGCCGATGCCGACGGTGAACCGTTGGCCGACCGCGATGCCGCGGTCGAGCTGCTCGAGTTCGATATTGCGGTCGATCGTGGTGATATGCCCGATCCGGAACCCGGCGCGTATTACTGGTTCGATCTTGTCGGCCTGAGTGTGGTCACCGTGGACGGTGTTCCGCTCGGGCGCGTGACGGCGATGATGGAAACCGGGGCCAACGATGTGCTTGTGGTCCGCGGTGAGCGCGAGCGCCTGATCCCGCTGGTCGTCGACGAATTCGTCACCGAGGTCGATCCCGATGCCGGGACGATCCGGGTCGATTGGGATCCGGAGTTCTAG
- the ffh gene encoding signal recognition particle protein, producing the protein MFDSLSDRLNRSLKTLSGRGRLTEDNIKATLREVRMALLEADVALPVVKQFVEDIRARAVGSEVMTSLTPGQALVKIVRDELTNLLGEANESLNLKTRPPAVVLMAGLQGSGKTTSVGKLSRYLKQREKKSVLVVSADVYRPAAIDQLERVASDVGVDFHPSSSGDKPVKIAKSALDAARKGFYDVLIVDTAGRLGIDEKMMAEVRALHDTLDPIETLFVVDSMTGQDAANTAKAFGDALPLTGVVLTKVDGDARGGAALSVRQITGKPIKFLGTGEKLDALEPFHPDRVASRILGMGDVLSLVEEAEQKVDRDKAEKLAKKLKKGKGFDLDDLADQLRQMQEMGGIGALMEKMPGGAQMPKGMAAAADETQVKRMLAIVDSMTKQEKSFPDVIKASRKRRIAAGSGTQVQDINRLLKQHTQMRKMMKKMKGGGMKKMMRAMQGMGGGMGGGGPGLPPGMGGMGR; encoded by the coding sequence ATGTTCGACTCTCTAAGTGATCGCCTCAATCGCAGTCTCAAGACGCTGTCGGGCCGCGGCCGGCTGACCGAGGACAACATCAAGGCTACCCTGCGCGAAGTGCGCATGGCGTTGCTCGAAGCCGATGTCGCGCTGCCGGTGGTCAAGCAGTTCGTCGAGGATATCCGTGCACGCGCGGTCGGCTCCGAGGTGATGACCAGCCTCACGCCGGGCCAGGCATTGGTCAAGATCGTGCGCGACGAGCTCACGAATTTGCTGGGCGAAGCCAACGAGTCGCTCAATCTCAAGACCAGGCCGCCGGCGGTGGTGCTCATGGCCGGCCTGCAGGGCTCGGGCAAGACCACGTCGGTGGGCAAGCTGTCGCGCTATCTCAAGCAGCGCGAGAAGAAATCCGTGCTGGTGGTCTCGGCCGACGTGTATCGGCCGGCGGCCATCGACCAGCTGGAACGCGTGGCCTCGGATGTCGGCGTGGATTTCCATCCCAGTTCGTCGGGCGACAAGCCGGTCAAGATCGCGAAATCGGCGCTTGATGCGGCGCGCAAGGGTTTTTATGACGTTCTGATCGTCGATACGGCCGGGCGCCTGGGCATCGACGAGAAGATGATGGCCGAGGTGCGCGCGCTGCACGACACGCTCGACCCGATCGAGACGCTGTTCGTGGTCGACTCGATGACCGGCCAGGACGCAGCCAACACGGCCAAGGCCTTTGGCGATGCGCTGCCGCTGACCGGTGTGGTGCTGACCAAGGTCGATGGCGACGCCCGCGGCGGGGCGGCACTGTCGGTGCGCCAGATCACCGGCAAACCGATCAAGTTCCTCGGTACCGGCGAGAAGCTCGACGCACTCGAACCCTTCCATCCCGACCGCGTGGCCTCGCGCATCCTGGGCATGGGCGACGTGCTGTCGCTGGTCGAGGAAGCCGAGCAGAAGGTCGATCGCGACAAGGCCGAGAAACTCGCCAAGAAGCTCAAGAAGGGCAAGGGCTTCGACCTCGACGATCTGGCCGATCAGTTGCGCCAGATGCAGGAGATGGGCGGCATCGGCGCCTTGATGGAAAAGATGCCCGGCGGCGCGCAGATGCCCAAGGGCATGGCCGCGGCCGCCGACGAGACCCAGGTCAAGCGCATGCTGGCGATCGTCGATTCCATGACCAAGCAGGAGAAATCCTTTCCGGACGTGATCAAGGCCTCGCGCAAGCGCCGCATCGCGGCCGGCTCCGGCACCCAGGTCCAGGACATCAACCGCCTGCTCAAGCAGCACACGCAAATGCGCAAGATGATGAAGAAAATGAAGGGCGGCGGCATGAAGAAAATGATGCGCGCCATGCAGGGCATGGGCGGCGGCATGGGTGGTGGTGGCCCCGGTCTGCCGCCGGGCATGGGCGGCATGGGGCGCTGA
- a CDS encoding inner membrane protein YpjD, protein MTFVIIEVLLAAAAYAAATYAVYQHHAAGAPYLRVTLLAGLGLVMHVIALIHMTLHTGAMIIGVGSALSLFAWQAALLLWLFSLKRSIGALGLVMYPVAGLCAIAGLLVPDPNGAHEPLSWPLQIHIVLSMLAYGLLTLGAVQAAVLSLQHRQLRQHPPSGLFTTLPPLQTMETLLFRLISAGFFMLSLAIATGALFISHLFEQHLAHKALLSVAAWLVFAILLFGRWRYGWRGRVAVRGVMIGYVVLVLAYFGSKLVLELILGEHWW, encoded by the coding sequence ATGACCTTCGTCATCATCGAAGTGCTGCTTGCCGCGGCCGCCTATGCCGCCGCGACCTACGCCGTCTACCAGCATCATGCAGCGGGCGCGCCCTACCTGCGCGTGACCCTGCTCGCGGGCCTGGGCCTGGTGATGCATGTGATCGCGCTGATACACATGACGCTGCATACCGGCGCGATGATCATTGGCGTGGGCTCCGCGCTGTCATTGTTCGCCTGGCAGGCCGCGCTGCTGCTCTGGCTGTTCTCGCTCAAGCGCTCGATCGGCGCCCTGGGGCTGGTGATGTATCCCGTGGCCGGCCTGTGCGCGATCGCCGGTCTGCTCGTGCCGGACCCGAACGGCGCCCACGAGCCGCTGAGCTGGCCGCTGCAAATCCATATCGTGCTGTCCATGCTCGCCTACGGCCTGCTCACACTGGGCGCGGTACAGGCGGCGGTGCTCTCGCTGCAGCATCGCCAGCTGCGCCAGCATCCGCCGTCGGGGCTGTTCACCACGCTGCCGCCGTTGCAGACGATGGAGACGCTGCTGTTCCGCCTGATTAGCGCGGGCTTTTTCATGCTCAGCCTGGCAATCGCCACGGGCGCTCTATTCATCAGTCATCTGTTCGAACAGCACCTGGCGCACAAGGCGCTGCTGTCGGTCGCGGCCTGGCTGGTGTTCGCCATTCTGCTGTTCGGGCGCTGGCGCTACGGCTGGCGCGGGCGGGTCGCGGTACGCGGCGTGATGATCGGTTATGTGGTGCTGGTGCTGGCGTATTTCGGCAGCAAGTTGGTGCTCGAGCTGATTCTGGGCGAACATTGGTGGTAG
- a CDS encoding HlyC/CorC family transporter: MDAIPLWVLFGILILMLILSAFFSGSETGLMTVNRYRMKHMAKSGHGGARRAADMLEAPDKLIGLILLGNNLVNIIASSLATVIGIRLYGDFGVVLSTIALTIVVLVFSEVTPKTLSALYPERIAYPAAYVYKPLLKVLWPLVYLFNSAGRGVLWLLRVSPEDAAGHSLSSEELRTVVTEAGAMIPRRHQKMLLSILDMENATVEDIMVPRNEIVGIDISKPWPEILEQLVHNQHTRLPLFDGSIDEIKGIVHMRRLLALITNDELDQDSLVSLASAPYFIPESTPLNQQLLNFQNQKRRIGFVVDEYGDIQGLATLEDILEEIVGEFTTDPLTRVKNVTMDGENSYRVDGTVSIRALNRALGWKLPVDGPRTINGLITEQTETIPTAGTRVKIGKYVFEITETSANLIQTVRIQPPRRVPRRAKAVSENSSDS; this comes from the coding sequence TTGGACGCAATCCCCCTGTGGGTGCTATTCGGCATCCTCATCCTGATGCTGATTCTGTCGGCATTCTTCTCCGGCTCCGAAACCGGGCTGATGACCGTCAATCGCTATCGCATGAAACACATGGCCAAGAGCGGCCATGGCGGCGCCAGGCGCGCGGCCGACATGCTGGAAGCCCCGGACAAGCTGATCGGGCTCATCCTGCTCGGCAACAACCTGGTCAACATCATCGCCTCGTCACTGGCGACGGTGATCGGCATCCGCCTGTACGGCGATTTCGGCGTGGTGTTGTCGACCATCGCGCTGACCATCGTGGTCCTGGTGTTCTCCGAGGTCACGCCCAAGACCTTGTCGGCGTTGTATCCGGAGCGCATCGCGTATCCGGCGGCCTATGTCTACAAGCCGCTGCTCAAGGTGCTCTGGCCGCTGGTCTATCTGTTCAACTCGGCCGGGCGCGGCGTGCTCTGGCTGTTGCGCGTCTCGCCGGAAGACGCCGCCGGGCATTCGCTGTCGTCGGAAGAACTGCGCACCGTGGTCACCGAAGCCGGCGCCATGATTCCGCGCCGACACCAGAAGATGCTGCTGTCGATCCTCGACATGGAGAATGCCACCGTCGAGGACATCATGGTGCCGCGCAACGAGATCGTCGGCATCGACATCAGCAAGCCCTGGCCCGAGATCCTGGAACAGCTGGTGCACAACCAGCACACGCGGCTGCCGCTGTTCGACGGCTCGATCGACGAAATCAAGGGCATCGTGCACATGCGGCGCCTTCTGGCGCTGATCACGAATGACGAACTGGATCAGGATTCGCTGGTTTCGCTGGCGAGCGCGCCCTACTTCATCCCGGAAAGCACGCCGCTCAACCAGCAGTTGCTCAATTTCCAGAATCAGAAACGCCGGATCGGCTTCGTCGTGGACGAATACGGCGATATCCAGGGCCTGGCCACGCTGGAAGATATTCTCGAAGAGATCGTCGGCGAATTCACCACCGACCCACTCACGCGTGTGAAGAACGTCACCATGGACGGCGAGAACAGCTATCGGGTCGACGGCACGGTTTCGATCCGCGCGCTCAATCGCGCCCTCGGCTGGAAGCTGCCGGTTGACGGGCCGCGCACAATCAACGGCCTGATCACCGAGCAGACCGAAACCATCCCCACCGCCGGCACACGCGTGAAGATCGGCAAGTATGTATTCGAGATCACCGAAACCAGCGCCAACCTGATTCAGACGGTCCGGATCCAGCCGCCGCGCCGCGTACCGCGCCGGGCCAAGGCCGTGAGCGAAAACAGCAGCGACAGCTGA
- the radA gene encoding DNA repair protein RadA, with the protein MAKSKTVFVCDQCGSTQPKWSGQCPDCGAWNTLTESVPAAPSRPGVAAPPVSFGDTTPQVQKLNAIKPRETPRTPTGLSELDRVLGGGLVPGSVILIGGDPGIGKSTLLLQVLAQLSADIPALYDTGEESLEQVQLRAQRLGVADADLSVLAETCVERVLALAKPQAPRLLVIDSIQTVFSQALSSAPGSVSQVRESASMLVRFAKATGTALIIVGHVTKEGTIAGPRVLEHMVDTVLYFEAEASSRFRVIRAVKNRFGAVNELGVFAMSGAGLKQVTNPSAIFLSRHETAVPGSAVMVTREGSRPMLVEVQALVDGSQLHNPRRVALGPDSQRLAMLLAVLHRHGGIALGDQDVFVNVVGGMRVTETAADLAVVLAALSSFRDKALGEKLIIFGEIGLAGEIRPVPGGEDRLREAAKHGFTRAIVPKANAPRSRRVGDLEVVPVARLGEAIEAVVG; encoded by the coding sequence ATGGCCAAGAGCAAAACTGTTTTCGTTTGCGATCAGTGCGGTTCGACCCAGCCCAAATGGTCGGGTCAGTGTCCGGATTGCGGCGCCTGGAATACGCTTACCGAAAGCGTGCCCGCGGCGCCTTCGAGGCCTGGCGTGGCTGCGCCGCCGGTGTCGTTCGGCGATACCACGCCGCAGGTACAGAAACTCAACGCGATCAAGCCGCGCGAGACCCCGCGCACGCCGACGGGGCTGTCCGAACTCGATCGCGTGCTCGGCGGCGGCCTGGTGCCGGGTTCGGTGATTCTGATCGGCGGCGATCCCGGCATCGGCAAGTCCACGCTGTTGCTCCAGGTGTTGGCCCAGCTGTCGGCCGATATCCCGGCGCTCTATGACACCGGCGAGGAGTCCCTCGAACAGGTCCAGTTGCGTGCCCAGCGCCTTGGTGTGGCGGATGCGGACCTGTCGGTGCTGGCCGAGACCTGTGTCGAGCGCGTGCTGGCGCTGGCCAAGCCGCAGGCGCCGCGCCTGTTGGTGATTGATTCGATCCAGACGGTGTTCTCCCAGGCCTTGTCGTCGGCGCCGGGCAGCGTGTCGCAGGTGCGCGAGTCGGCCTCCATGCTGGTGCGTTTCGCCAAGGCCACCGGCACCGCGCTGATCATCGTCGGTCACGTGACCAAGGAAGGCACCATTGCCGGGCCGCGCGTGCTCGAGCACATGGTCGATACCGTGTTGTATTTCGAGGCCGAGGCGTCGTCGCGTTTTCGTGTCATCCGGGCGGTGAAGAATCGCTTCGGTGCCGTCAACGAGCTCGGCGTGTTCGCCATGTCCGGCGCCGGCCTGAAGCAGGTGACCAATCCCAGCGCGATCTTCCTGTCGCGCCACGAGACCGCCGTACCGGGCAGCGCGGTGATGGTCACGCGTGAAGGTTCGCGGCCGATGCTGGTCGAGGTGCAGGCGCTGGTGGATGGCTCGCAGCTGCACAACCCGCGCCGGGTGGCGCTCGGCCCCGATTCGCAGCGTCTGGCGATGCTGCTCGCGGTGCTGCATCGTCACGGCGGCATCGCACTGGGCGATCAGGACGTGTTCGTCAACGTGGTCGGCGGCATGCGGGTGACCGAGACGGCGGCGGACCTCGCCGTGGTGCTGGCGGCACTCTCGAGCTTTCGCGACAAGGCGCTCGGCGAAAAGCTGATCATCTTCGGCGAGATCGGCCTGGCCGGCGAGATTCGGCCGGTTCCGGGCGGCGAAGATCGATTGCGTGAAGCCGCCAAACACGGGTTCACGCGCGCAATCGTGCCCAAGGCCAATGCGCCGCGCTCGCGCCGCGTGGGCGATCTCGAGGTGGTCCCGGTCGCGCGGCTCGGCGAAGCCATCGAGGCCGTGGTCGGGTGA